A stretch of the Ostrea edulis chromosome 9, xbOstEdul1.1, whole genome shotgun sequence genome encodes the following:
- the LOC130050484 gene encoding integumentary mucin C.1-like, translating to MTSTTSTTATPTTTTTTATTPTTSKTATTTATSTTTIPRPTTTLSTSATPRITTTPTTTTSLIITTTPTTATTPTTTTQTTTSTTPNTTTTPFTTGTPTITAVPKTTTTSVTSTTPTTTTTPTTTATPTTTTTITSTTPTRITTTTTTTTTNPTTTATTPKTRMTSTTSTAATPTTNTTTATTPTTSKTATTTTTPTTTIPTPTTTLSTTATPRSTTTPTTTTTVTTSTTPTTSKPSTTTTPITATNPTTT from the exons ATGACATCAACCACTAGTACAACTGCAACACCTACTACAACTACTACCACTgctacaacaccaaccactagTAAAACAGCAACCACTACTGCAacttcaacaactacaattcCAAGACCTACTACAACTCTAAGCACTTCTGCAACTCCAAGAAttactacaacaccaaccactaccACATCACTAATAattactacaactccaaccactgcCACAACTCCAACTACTACTACGCAAACTACCACTTCTACAACACCAaacactactacaacaccaTTCACTACTGGAACCCCAACTATTACTGCAGTTCCAAAAACTACTACAACATCAGTCACTAGCACAACTCCAACAAcgactacaactccaacaactactgcaacaccaaccactactacaacaatAACCTCTACAACTCCAA cTCGAATCACTACTACAACTACAACCACTACTACAAATCCAACAACTACTGCAACAACTCCAAAAACTAGGATGACGTCAACCACTAGTACAGCTGCAACACCTACTACAAATACAACCACTgctacaacaccaaccactagTAAAACagcaaccactactacaacaccaacaacTACAATTCCAACACCTACTACAACTCTAAGCACTACTGCAACTCCAAGAAgtactacaacaccaaccactaccACAACAGTAACAACTTCCACAACTCCAACCACTTCTAAGCCAAGCACCACTACAACCCCAATAACTGCTACAAATCCAACCACTACTTGA
- the LOC130050485 gene encoding mucin-2-like, which translates to MNIERRFDLVFAQIKDALQKNSSEYGDKYQHCDVTNFRNGSIVVQYKVYYEFTTTIIIEETVQKDINSSLTPIDSSRTQLSNFVVITTSLTITVNVETYVIDPITTSSTTTSTTAPATETTTDSSTGTTSDSTTSTTVPATETKTDSSKETTPDSTTSTTAPATETTTDSSTSTTAPATETTTDSSTSTTAPETETTTDSSTSTTAPVTVSTTDSSTSTSPVTVSTTESSTSTTAPVTVYTTDSSTSTTAPVTVTTTDSSTSTSPVTVSTTDSSTSTTSPVKVPTTDSSTSTTAPVTETTTDSSTSTTAPVTETTTDSSTSTTSPVTVSTTDSSTSTTAPETIATAEPVNYTADVHVSSIVATVGELTTSKACIVTPHGEWLQINVSVDSGGVSHVIGKLDYIQSFETPSSLDRFNATPMSEVSIDSKVHYNEGDQMTFNCTTKVDPNYSDFYAELIKDSNLLFTIPGPDFGTEPNSDCSIDFNWIGGYLLPLLTSNQNGVIVRCVVRNNVLNKTKTAEKTLNVSSSATTTTPVSETTTDSTTSTTSLVIVSTTDSSTSTTSPETITDSSTSTTAPVTETTTDSSTSTTSPVTVSTTDSSTSTTAPETTTTTTEPVKYTADIHVSNIVATVGELTISQACVVTPHGEWLQINVSVDSGGVSHVIGKLDYNQSFKTPSSLDRFNASIRMNGDTVDVMVTLNLTEPTTEICSWDNSYKVYCSVIMNDTFSTKVVDFNPISVTGK; encoded by the exons ATGAACATTGAGCGAAGGTTTGACCTTGTATTTGCTCAG aTTAAAGATGCACTGCAGAAAAACTCTTCAGAATACGGAGATAAATACCAACATTGTGACGTGACTAATTTCAG GAACGGAAGCATAGTGGTTCAGTACAAGGTGTACTACGAGTTCACTACTACTATAATCATCGAGGAAACGGTCCAAAAAGATATCAACAGCTCCCTAACACCAATTGATTCCAGTCGTACACAGTTGTCTAATTTTGTGGTCATAACAACGAGTTTGACTATCACGGTAAATGTTGAGACTTATGTAATAGATCCCATAACAACTAGTTCAACAACAACATCAACTACAGCACCAGCAACAGAAAccacaaccgacagttccacaGGAACCACATCCGACAGTACAACATCGACTACAGTACCAGCAACAGAAACCAAAACCGACAGTTCCAAAGAAACCACACCCGACAGTACCACATCGACTACAGCACCAGCAACAGAAAccacaaccgacagttccacaTCGACTACAGCACCAGCAACAGAAAccacaaccgacagttccacaTCGACTACAGCACCAGAAACAGAAAccacaaccgacagttccacaTCGACTACAGCACCAGTAACAGTATccacaaccgacagttccacaTCGACATCACCAGTAACAGTGTCCACAACCGAGAGTTCCACATCGACTACAGCACCAGTAACAGTATAcacaaccgacagttccacaTCAACTACAGCACCAGTAACAGTAAccacaaccgacagttccacaTCGACATCACCAGTAACAGTGTccacaaccgacagttccacaTCGACGACCTCACCAGTAAAAGTACccacaaccgacagttccacaTCGACTACAGCACCAGTAACAGAAAccacaaccgacagttccacaTCGACTACAGCACCAGTAACAGAAAccacaaccgacagttccacaTCGACGACATCACCAGTAACAGTATccacaaccgacagttccacaTCGACAACAGCACCAGAAACCATAGCAACAGCTGAACCAGTGAACTATACAGCAG ATGTCCATGTTTCCAGTATAGTTGCAACTGTTGGAGAACTCACGACATCAAAAGCGTGCATAGTCACTCCGCACGGAGAATGGCTTCAAATCAACGTATCAGTCGATTCGGGCGGGGTGTCGCACGTCATCGGGAAATTAGATTACATCCAATCTTTTGAAACCCCATCTTCTTTGGACAGATTTAATGCTA CTCCTATGTCAGAAGTAAGCATCGACTCTAAGGTTCATTACAACGAAGGTGATCAGATGACTTTCAATTGTACAACGAAAGTGGATCCAAATTATAGTGACTTTTATGCTGAATTAATCAAAGATTCCAACCTTCTTTTCACAATTCCCGGTCCAGATTTTGGAACTGAACCTAATTCCGACTGTTCCATTgatttcaactggattggtgGTTACTTGCTTCCGCTGCTGACTTCCAATCAAAACGGCGTCATAGTCCGCTGTGTTGTAAGAAACAATGTACTGAATAAGACTAAGACAGCTGAGAAAACGCTGAATGTATCATCGTCAGCTACAACTACAACACCAGTATCAGAAACGACAACCGACAGTACCACATCGACTACATCACTAGTAATAGTATccacaaccgacagttccacaTCGACTACATCACCAGAAACCATAACCGACAGTTCCACATCGACTACAGCACCAGTAACAGAAAccacaaccgacagttccacaTCGACGACATCACCAGTAACAGTATccacaaccgacagttccacaTCGACAACAGCACCAGaaaccacaacaacaacaactgaaCCAGTGAAATATACAGCAG ATATCCATGTTTCCAATATAGTTGCAACTGTTGGAGAACTCACGATATCACAAGCGTGCGTAGTCACTCCGCACGGAGAATGGCTTCAAATCAACGTATCAGTCGATTCGGGCGGGGTGTCACACGTCATCGGGAAATTAGATTACAACCAATCTTTCAAAACCCCATCGTCCTTGGACAGATTTAATGCTAGTATCCGCATGAATGGTGATACAGTTGATGTGATGGTGACTCTGAATCTAACGGAACCAACAACCGAAATCTGCTCCTGGGACAACAGTTATAAAGTGTATTGCTCTGTGATTATGAACGACACTTTTTCGACTAAGGTGGTTGATTTCAATCCAATTTCCGTGACAGGTAAGTGA